The following proteins come from a genomic window of Lolium rigidum isolate FL_2022 chromosome 5, APGP_CSIRO_Lrig_0.1, whole genome shotgun sequence:
- the LOC124657793 gene encoding dehydration-responsive element-binding protein 1A-like has protein sequence MCPIKKEMSAESGSPCSVDCYSPSTSSQPGQQKQLMAWTKRPAGRTKFRETRHPVYRGVRRRGNAGRWVCEVRVPGRRGSRLWVGTFDTAEIAARAHDAAMLALAAGDSCLNFDDSAELLAVSASSYRSLDEVRQVVTEAIENFERHHALGEEDALSGTSASTPSSSSSVTDDETSSSWAVDSPFELEVLSDMGWDLYYTSLAQGMLMAPPTAAATLGDYGEANLADVPLWSYQS, from the coding sequence ATGTGTCCGATCAAGAAGGAGATGAGCGCGGAATCGGGCTCGCCGTGCAGCGTGGACTGCTACTCGCCCTCGACCTCGTCGCAGCCGGGACAGCAGAAGCAGCTGATGGCGTGGACGAAGCGGCCGGCGGGACGGACCAAGTTCAGGGAGACGCGGCACCCGGTGTACCGCGGCGTGCGCCGGAGGGGCAATGCCGGGAGGTGGGTATGCGAGGTGCGCGTCCCAGGGAGGCGCGGGAGCAGGCTATGGGTCGGCACCTTCGACACTGCCGAGATCGCCGCGCGAGCACACGACGCCGCCATGCTCGCCCTCGCCGCGGGCGATTCCTGCCTCAACTTCGATGACTCCGCTGAGCTGCTCGCCGTGTCGGCATCCTCCTACCGCAGCCTCGACGAGGTGCGCCAGGTTGTCACCGAGGCCATCGAGAACTTCGAGCGACACCACGCGCTGGGCGAGGAGGACGCCCTATCCGGCACGTCGGCGtcgacgccctcctcctcctcctccgtcaccGACGACGAGACGTCGTCTTCGTGGGCCGTGGATTCGCCATTCGAGCTGGAAGTCCTGAGTGATATGGGCTGGGACCTGTATTACACGAGCTTGGCGCAGGGGATGCTCATGGCGCCTCCGACCGCAGCTGCAACGCTCGGTGATTACGGCGAGGCCAACCTCGCCGATGTGCCACTGTGGAGCTACCAGAGCTAG